A DNA window from Chthoniobacterales bacterium contains the following coding sequences:
- the nusG gene encoding transcription termination/antitermination protein NusG produces MPLAIAPKDQWYAVQVLSGQENKVADNLNKRIKTDEMSDLIYEIIVPTERVSEIKRGKKTETTRKLMPGYVIANMHLLDENNQLVARTWYFIKDTTGVIGFAGNKDRPLPISPKDVENILSQARAADEKVKPKVSFEIGESVKVADGPFQNQAGIVEEIDPERGKIRVSVSIFGRSTPVELEYWQVERA; encoded by the coding sequence ATGCCTCTCGCTATCGCTCCCAAAGATCAATGGTATGCCGTCCAAGTGCTTTCCGGTCAGGAAAACAAAGTGGCCGACAACCTGAACAAACGCATCAAAACCGACGAAATGAGCGATCTCATTTACGAGATCATTGTTCCGACGGAACGCGTCTCCGAGATCAAGCGCGGTAAAAAGACCGAGACCACGCGCAAACTCATGCCGGGCTACGTGATCGCCAACATGCATTTGCTCGACGAAAACAACCAGCTCGTCGCCCGCACTTGGTATTTTATTAAAGACACCACCGGCGTCATTGGCTTCGCCGGAAACAAGGATCGTCCCCTCCCCATCTCTCCGAAGGACGTGGAAAATATTCTCTCCCAAGCCCGCGCCGCTGACGAAAAGGTTAAACCCAAGGTCAGCTTCGAGATCGGCGAATCGGTCAAAGTCGCCGACGGTCCATTCCAAAATCAGGCCGGCATCGTCGAGGAAATCGACCCCGAACGCGGCAAGATCCGCGTTTCCGTCAGCATTTTCGGCCGCTCCACTCCAGTGGAACTCGAATACTGGCAGGTCGAACGCGCCTGA
- the tuf gene encoding elongation factor Tu: MAKDKFDRSKPHVNIGTIGHVDHGKTTLTAAITTILSKKGFAEAKKYAEIDAAPEEKERGITINTAHVEYQTDKRHYAHVDCPGHADYVKNMITGAAQMDGGILVVSAADGPMPQTREHILLARQVGVPALVVFLNKCDMVDDPELLELVEMEVRELLSSYEFPGDTIPVVKGSATKALASGDPTSPEGKCIMDLMDAVDEYIPLPERAIDMPFLMPIEDVFNIEGRGTVATGRVERGILKKMEEVEIVGINPTAKTTVTDIEMFRKLLDEARAGDNVGILLRGIKKENIERGQVIAKPGSIKPYKKFKSEIYVLSKEEGGRHTPFFSNYRPQFYFRTTDVTGTVKLPEGVEMVMPGDNVSVEIELITPVAMEKTLRFAIREGGKTVGAGRIADIITE, from the coding sequence ATGGCCAAGGACAAATTCGACAGAAGCAAACCCCACGTTAACATCGGCACCATCGGCCACGTTGACCACGGCAAGACCACCCTCACCGCAGCAATCACCACGATTCTTTCCAAAAAAGGGTTCGCGGAAGCTAAGAAATACGCGGAAATCGATGCAGCGCCCGAAGAAAAAGAGCGCGGCATCACCATCAATACCGCTCACGTGGAATACCAGACCGACAAGCGTCACTACGCTCACGTCGATTGTCCCGGACACGCCGATTATGTGAAGAACATGATCACCGGCGCCGCCCAAATGGACGGTGGCATTCTCGTTGTTTCCGCAGCCGACGGCCCGATGCCCCAGACTCGTGAGCACATTCTGCTCGCACGTCAGGTCGGCGTTCCAGCGCTCGTCGTTTTCTTGAACAAGTGCGACATGGTCGATGACCCAGAGCTCCTCGAACTCGTCGAAATGGAAGTGCGCGAACTCCTTTCCAGCTACGAATTCCCGGGCGACACCATTCCCGTCGTCAAAGGCAGCGCCACGAAAGCTCTCGCTTCCGGCGACCCCACTTCGCCAGAAGGCAAGTGCATCATGGATCTGATGGACGCCGTGGACGAATACATCCCGCTTCCAGAGCGTGCGATCGACATGCCGTTCCTGATGCCAATCGAAGACGTGTTCAACATTGAAGGTCGCGGCACTGTCGCCACTGGTCGTGTCGAGCGCGGTATCCTCAAGAAGATGGAAGAAGTCGAGATCGTGGGCATCAACCCTACGGCCAAGACGACCGTCACCGACATCGAAATGTTCCGCAAGCTCCTCGACGAGGCTCGTGCGGGCGACAACGTCGGCATCTTGCTTCGCGGCATCAAAAAGGAAAACATCGAGCGCGGCCAGGTCATCGCCAAGCCAGGTTCGATCAAGCCTTACAAGAAATTCAAATCGGAGATCTACGTTCTCTCGAAAGAAGAAGGTGGCCGTCACACGCCATTCTTCTCGAACTACCGTCCGCAGTTTTACTTCCGCACCACGGACGTGACCGGCACCGTCAAGCTCCCTGAAGGAGTCGAAATGGTGATGCCTGGTGACAACGTCTCGGTCGAAATCGAACTCATCACCCCGGTCGCCATGGAGAAGACTCTCCGCTTCGCCATTCGCGAAGGTGGCAAAACCGTCGGTGCCGGTCGTATCGCCGACATCATCACCGAATAA
- a CDS encoding preprotein translocase subunit SecE, with amino-acid sequence MASPGKFISEVRTELAKASWPWDTKEKGAKRYKEIIDSTSVTVIGILLLSAFIAFWDYILLVVVGWLTK; translated from the coding sequence ATGGCCAGCCCCGGTAAATTTATCAGCGAAGTTCGCACTGAACTCGCCAAAGCCTCGTGGCCTTGGGACACCAAGGAAAAAGGCGCGAAACGTTACAAAGAAATCATCGATTCCACTTCGGTCACCGTCATCGGCATCCTCCTTCTCAGCGCGTTTATCGCCTTCTGGGATTATATTTTGCTCGTTGTCGTCGGCTGGTTGACGAAGTAA